The DNA segment aacgaggacgaaagagagcgaacacgTAGCACCCGAGCACTAGCAGTTTCCGTGGCAATATGTGACGAATGTTACGTGCTACAACTgcagatagccaaaacttcaaacacagttggctttgcgccaacacgaagctgcgctcataatgaacattaggcagtatcgtaatcgtcggtgaattttttctctctcatatatgTGCTATAGGGTGTCACTACACCCGCCCGTTAGAAAGGGGACACCAGCAaatcatcaccaccatcatcatttgccaacaacaacaacagccgaAATACTGGTTATCAGTGAAGCTAAACGCTTTCTTACTTTGATCATGTCCTGCGGTCTGCCGATTCAGCGGAGCGTGAAATAATGCAAGCCAACTTTAAAAGTAAGATAAAATTAGGTCGCCCGCGCAAGAGCTTGTTAGATTCAGGCGACAGGGAAGCGGCTCGGTGAGCCTAAATCAGTGGCCTTACGTATCTTTCCATGGCGGTCATATTGTTTATATAAATGCGGGTTTTATTTTGAATATACACCAATTAAAATCACGcctcgaaataaaatttaaaaacgcGCTTTGGTTCTTACAGCTCGCGTAAATTGCATTGTGCTACTGAGTCTTCTCAGAAACCGGTCGAACAAGAGTTGCGATTTTTATAGTCTTACACAGCCGAACGGTACTGAACACATGCACACACTACAAAACAAACAGGCGCTAAAAAAAGTTGAATGTGCCGTACTTAATTTTCAAGCAATTCAGATATCATTTTTGAGAGATAAAGCTCAGCGGGTGatacttgcaaggggtgtccccagCAGTCTGAACACAAGGGGGTAAGGGcctgcctaccccccccccctctctccacaCCTCCCATGTGATTTACGCCAGTGGCCTAAATAACTGGTGCTGAATGTGTTTATATAGGCATGTTATCACCAGGCGTCAACCGCGACTCCACGGTACttgaaaaacaataataaaagtTTATAACAGTGCTGGATATTCTTAGTATCCTCTTTACACAAGAAAAAAGTGTTGCGAGAAAATAGGTTTTTACCTTCAAATTATCAAAAGTTTACAACAGACATTGCCTTTTTCAGACGCTTGTACGCGCACATACATACGAATTCATAAGTACTACGTTACGAGCGCACTATATGTGTAGGATCTTGCCGGCAATTATCTAGAACGCCCGTACTTCTTCGTATATGTGCAGTGATGAAGAACTGCATGGGAAGAATGATGGGCCTCTTGCGCCAGTTGGACACACTTGGCCGACACTGGGACGAAATACAGGTGAGCTTCGCGAAAACGAATACATAACACGGAGAACTGAAAACACAACACAAATAAAGTTAAAGAACGCGATGGTCACGGCCGGAAGagcaaatgaaataaaaatacgATGCAACAACTCCTACTGTTTGCGATTCCGATAATCTCTTTGAGGAGCAATAAAGGCTTGCATGACGAATCCCTGGGGTTGTCTCCGTTATGACATGCCCGAAAATATTATTTCTTAGTGACCTGCTGCAGACTTATAAATCGAAGAAAAATGTATTTTGAATTTATATTCCGGAGGTTGACAAATGTTTTGAAGAACTCATTTGCCGTGCTTTACTCGCTTCCATACCGCCGGATTGTTGGTCAATCCCTTGATATTGGGCGACCCCGCGGGATTAGGAACAGGCAAGAAATGTCGGCAATATATTTGTTTAAAGTTTTGAATTTAGAGGgtgagagacagaggaagagcTAACGAGCTGAACAAAAGTTGAAGATGTAAGCCCTTTTATATGCAGGGCTTGCTACTTCGCACGGGATGCTTCAATTGAAATGAAGATGAATGCTATACTGGAGTGggagaataagaaagaaagaaagaaagagagaaagaaagaaagaaagaaagaaagaaagaaagaaagaaagaaagaaagaaagaaagaaagaaagaaagaaagaaagaaagaaagaaagaaagaaagaaagaaagaaagaaagaaagaaaaccccCAGATaactaaaaaataaataaacgaatgGCTATCAGACCTGAATGAAACAAACATAGTCGCAGGGGCTTCTTCTCGACGTAGTTTGTATTTGGATGTTTATACGCCGACGTTAGTGGGTGAGGAGGAGTCACCGAACGGTTCAGGCTGGTATTGTAGTAAATTCCGTATAACCGCTGACTGACAATTCTATGCGAGATAAAACTTCGACGCTTGTAGATTTCAGCATATGTATTTAGCAAACGAAATTTATTTGCCAGCAGCTGAGTAAATTGCGTCGCATGCTTCGCAAAAGCCGTAACTTGCGGCCTGAAGCAGTCAGAGCAAAAGTTTTAAACTGCAAGGAATGAGGTGCACGGGGCTGGTAGACCTATCTATGTTTCTGCATTTGTTATTTTACTACTTCATGATGACTTATTTTACTGCTTTTGTTCTAGCAAGATCGCCATACCGTTTCTTTTTGCCCTTGCCATTGGTTCCCATTTCTTCCAAGCGAGGATATTGGTCGAAGTTTGCATGCGGCGCCATGCGTTGCCTTTCCTTTAATTtctattagagctgtgcacgggccgtatttccgagcccgagcccggcccgggcccgctgactttgtcgaaggcccgcccgagccagacggcaaagggctgcgagcccgcccggcccggccgaCGTACGAAAACCATCCGGCCGGCCCGGCCggccggctttttgaaggttcgctgcgaaaagaaaacatcgttttccggtaatttggcatttgaTTGAGCAtctcaaatatgatcaaacgacacacgacgaacagtctctattacacagattacatattgtcgtgcaaaaacagcaagcagaccgacgattccggcttcaaagaagtgcggcgcttttgcattatgtagcccgccgaactgaagttgcgttcactgcttgcactcgtcgccgaaattgctaatatcttttttgccagcctggcaagcttgggatatctctgctgcttgtttttccagaagactaaaacttcagatggacaggcggacgattccatagagagataatcggagagctccccttttgtttaaagtagcgaatggagaGGAAAAGctgtaaagggcggtcgcggaaaaggcgctgcagtgtatgcgtgctggaaaacaattcccgctcattctctatatttcgggcttgagtcgggctttgcgccgggcccgagcccagcccgataaaactccaagtagcccgagcccggcccgggcccgagatgaaaatgcgtcggcccgcccgagcccggcccgcgggccgggccgggctcgggctttcgggctacccggagcccgtgcacacctctaatttcTATGCGACTGAGGAACCGTTTTCGTTCGTGCGAAATTAAACGAAAGAAGTTTACGTTTTCTTTAGTTTTTCTGTTCTTTCCTCGCTACCCTTTCAACTAAGATAAATCTATTCGCCGAGTTCTTCATTAAATAGGTACTATGATGTTTCCTTCTTcaatgaatggatgaataaactttatttcggtccctcggaacgcgccctagcacgttgcgggccgctcccacgtcggaacagaaagaccaagtctctctgctgcgtcgcgggcccgttggactgcccatagttgtgcttcgagtacggagcttgtaatagcttcttcccattttgacttcgccgccgtgtaacgcggggcaccgccagagcatatgttcgagattagcgatatcttcAATGCCTATTTTATAATTCTGTTTCAGTTATGCTAGCTTCAGTATTGGTGTGAGCCCAAATGCGCAACATCATTGATTGGGGGCAAGGAGAGGGGGAAGGCAGCCTCCCCTCCCCTTGCCCCTTATCTCTGGACTGCCATGAATGGTTGTAGCAAAAAAGACGCCCCAACACGGTCTAGCCGCGATACGGAGGCCTCCGGTAAAAGTGTGACGTGCACGTTTCTTGCAGCAAATACCTTGCGCCAAGCAGGCGCTGCAGGAAAAATTCCCGGACTATTCGGTAGAGTGCAGCAGATCCAACAAGTTCGGAAAGGTAAGTCACGAAACCTGTCACTGTCCTTGCGAAGGAAAAACTCAACCAAGTCGTATAGCGTGATGTCACGCGGTGAAAAGCAGCTCTGTCAGCCGGTAAAATAACTGTGCGAGTAACTTTTTCTTTACTGAGACAAATATAAATGAAGGAGTAATCACGGCCTGCGCAGGGTTCTCAGTGGGCGGGGCCAAGTTTCACCACAACGCTCCCccctggtcgagtccgaaagaaaacgagcgccgCAATATAGATGCAAAAATGAAACTGAATCGCTGGcgctcacaaaggcctgccattggtccttAGATTTTCGGTATTAAGGTGGGAAGTATAACCAGTTCATTGAATACAACACCAGGGGTCCTTGGTTGGTATTATCTTGAAAAAACATGAGTAGTCATGAACTTGAGAATTCAAAAAAATGACGTCAAAGGTGCGACTGAGTAAAGGCAtcggcagaattggcgcccctctTCACATAAttccccctcgtgcgcacgcctatggttttcACCCCTTGCTGATAACGGCTATTATTTTTCGCGTGCTTAAAATATAGCATGAATTTATTTTAGTTAATAAATTATTGCATTAGCGACACTTAAATAAAACTGAAGAGCGCGTGTAGACACCAGGACAAAGGCTCTTTCGAGAAATTCTCGATGAAGCGAAGTTTGCCGATGTTTGCGGTACAAACAAACGTTGTGAAATCGAACTTGGCGTTTTATTGCAACGCCTTTaagcatgaaaaaataaaacgatGTATAGCAATTTTAACTTAATGCTTCGTATATATTTTTTAATTGTAATAAGTGCCATATGAAAGATGCTTAGTTCAAATTACAGTTACTGAATTTCAATATTTAGTCAGTTATGCATTTCGATTTCTCTGTCTTCAAATAATATCTTCATCAATATACAATCCAGACTATCATTGCGCCGCCTGACACAGTGCGCTTAAACATTTTGTGGCGGTCTTCACAGAAACAGTGTATGCTTAAACAATCGTATTAAAAGGGCTCAGCGTTCAGAAACGCACTTTCATGTTTGAGTAACTACTGAAAGGAGTGCGAGAACTTCAGAGAATTGGGATGATCATGGCCTTCTTCAAATGCTGTCAAAAGCAGCACTCCTTTCAATCTTACAGTGTATATAATGAACACGTGTGGTTCAGGCTTACACGCGTGTCCTTTCTCTTCTTCAGAACTTGGAATGCTTCAGAAACCCAGAGACCTTGGTGAGAAGCAAAATTTTTTGTCAGTTCCTCTAGTTGGAGCTTGCCGCGGGATATAATGCCACTAAAATGTCCTCCATAGAATTATAGCGTGACTTTTCGCGCTGTAATCGCAAACAACTAAAGAGGGGGCTCTCATCTAAAGTCTCCGCTTCCGCGTGTTGAATGTGACATACGTACGTGCGGTGTCACATGCAAATTGTGCACAAGGCCAGGTAAAATGCAAATATATTAACACGATAGCTTTATTGGAGCCCCACACGCCTTTTGCCAGTTATAAAGCGCATTTAATTCAAGCAATCTGCCATACTTATACCAGGGCGCTGAATTTTCGTCATATATAGAACATATCCTCAATTTCTAAATATTTCTTTGCTTACTGAATGTACGAAGTGTTTTATGGCCATACAGACTTCCATGTATCGTTGTCTTATTTGTTCAGCATAAAGAACTTAAGGCTGTACCAAGGTTTGTACGAGTCCTTTGTAAAACACCCCATTATGCATGTTACTTTTCTttggcatatttatttatttatttatttatttatttatttatttatttatttatttatttatttatttatttatttacttatttatttcaatgtaccttacaggccccatggggaGCATTTTATCATGCGGTAACCATACGTATGCAGCATAGTATGCAGTGACCATAAAGGAACCAAAAAGGCTCAAGCTCCTTCGTTTGAAGGCATATTTGCCGCTAAAAGGACGCAGACAGAAGAGGACGAGGACGAGGACACGGGCGGCGCCCGTCCTCTTcttctgtcctcgtcttcttctgTCTGCGTCCTTTTGGCGGCAAATATGTCCTCAAACACACACCAACGATAGACCAAGAAAAAGTTCTCCTCAAGTGTCTTCGCATTAATTGTTTCTGCGCGAGGCTCACACGACGTTAAAGCCGTCATGAACCAACGCCCGTAATTGGTGAAAAGACGCATCCTGcgaaaagcagacactgctatgcatgaccagctcagccaaatcttgcagtcgtgcgcggtaAGGAGAGTCTACAAGCGCAGCGCGAAGTTGCAATTTTCACAGGCATTCTCTTTCCCTATgtgaggcctgtgctcactctctttagagctgccggcgcctgcctTTTGGCGTCAAACAGCATATACTATAACACTATTGGCCACATAAATCAAGAGCTACGTTTGGATCAagtgtgcttcttgccacggggtgccgccatgtgacggcgccgcgctccatagtcCGCTAACGTCACACAGTAGATACACTACTAGCATGCGAGGAATGCGCTCCCTGTGCGCTCCTCGCGATGAGAGAAGACagaaagcacttaaagcgtgcgacaaatatctGTAACTCTTCTTGACGGACTCGAGAAGCTTTCGCGGCAATCGATCCTTTAGGCCAGGGGTCGACAAcctgcgcccccccctccccgtttaAAAAGAGACAGGAGTCAGGGGAAgctggaagcttgcgatgaaaaattcgtaaacagggtgtGTGTGCTGGAACCGACGTTTCGATAAGCGGACTGGccttcttcgaggctgcaaccTAGTGACATGCGTGCTCAAAATAAACATATATTCCGGTTTTGTATACTATTGTCGATTAGCAGAATAttttctttgccccccccccccccgcccccgcccccgCTTTGCATTGCGGCCCCCGCTGTGTTCATGCAACttggccctccgcctcaaaagatTGCCGACCCCTGCTTCAGGCAATTAAACTCCGATACTGCATTGGATGACACAGTATCGAAAGCtggttcagggcccctttaatggtgTCGTTGCACCATATCACCAGTCGGTTTACATAAAAACGAAGATTCACACGACGTTAATGTACGGCAGTTCACATGCACTTTCGCTGGGAGATTCACTGGCCTTTTTTTGTATTCTTACGGAACAACCTATTCCCATTTCTCCTAGGCCGTCCTGGGACACGAGAACAGCACTCAAGTCCAGGACGCTTTCGTAAGCACATTAACAAACACTTACAACTctatcaacttttttttttcttgcagcacaGTAACGTTCTCCTTCGGTTGCATGTAATATTAGTACTTTTCATTTAAAAATACTTGCGTCTTGCGGTGTATAATTCTATACATCCTAATGACATTTTTCTCTCGCGACTACTTTTCTGACGACTATTTTTTGGAAACAAGAAAATTCTTGTGAGTTTCATAGAACTAGTGCTGACCTAATTAAACGTTGTGTAAAACCTTGCATCGATGCGGAAGAAGCTACATCCGCTGTTCGTTCAAGGTCATCCGAATGAAGTCGTCGTTCACACGACGACTTCATTGACAGCGGGTCAATGGCGCGCGGCTCAAGTGACAATGTTCCTCAGATCGGTTAGAATCATCCTATGACTTTATTCACTGCGGTCTGCATGCGATGTTCACCGTAAATATTGTATATATTTTGCAGATGTCATATCTACAAGGATTAATAAATGGTTTACTCGATAAGCTGAATTACACTTAAAAAGGCACTGCGACAATTTTAGTCCGTTGAATGTAACTGAAAGCCCAAAATCGCTTATTGTTTGTTGCATTATATTATTCGAGACGCACGCCTTCGTTGTCTTCTACATTACCAGTCattttcaaactttttttttttcaagaacgcATTAAATGAAAGGCATTACACTCACACTAGCGTATTCTCAAGTTTGAAGCGAACGTGTTGTGGGTCTGCAGGCCCATTAAAAGGTTTCGTTCCGCAAAACATGCGATAATCTTACGAAGAACGCTCAAGTTACGCCTATTGGTGTCTACGTATATTTATTACTTAGTTATGTACCAGCAACCCCCGTACATGCATTGAAGGCTAAGAATATAACGataaaagataaagaaaagaatCAGAACGCCCATAACGCCTGATAAAAAGCGTAATTTGATAACTATGAAGTATCTTGGAACGGAAGCACATGCAGTCATTTCCACTCGCTGCTTATGCATTGGTTAATTAATGAGTTTATCTTAATGAATGACGACTTTCAATGATAAATATAGCGAAGCAATTTAAGTCATGCCTTTGTCTGTTCTTGCAAGTTTAACCAGTAGTTTATGTTTGCATTATAACATGGTAAGCTTCAAACTATACTATATACCACATAACAAGTGCATCCTATTAAGGATGTTTTATTCTAATTTATTGGTGAGAGCGAATCGGTAATGGTGCTAACAGACGCCAGCATATTCAAGTAGGGTGCTCACACGATCCTGTGAGATAGAGTTGATCCTTTAGATTATTAGGTAATGCTTAAAATTTGTGGTGTCGCACCGTCCAatcaccaccgcgggttcgagcactgggagcttcatgcaggctgccgcgccctcgttcgtcccgcgcccgtgtaccgttcgaactgctgcgcgcgagaactcggcccatcaccgcgaagggacggcgagccgtcgcgcgcagcgagggagaccctaggcgacactctccaaattagtgatttattacgggggattttaatacaagagaacaataattcattacaaccaatcgcacgtaagatcgttacacaggacaccaattagctaatacaattgttaccaaatgtggccgcgaatggcacacccacaaaacgaacaaagaaagaaagaaccaggtttggagagccgacctacccttcggccagcgctcccgcgatctcgcaccccagagcagaagacacagaacagataaagcaacacttaaaaggaacatacggtgcacgatcgcgaggcgctgcctcgggacttcgagaccgcggagggtagcgcgcgcccgccgaggccggagccccgacaaaacgacgtaaccgccggccggcggcgaagaacaaagaacaaaggatcgccgccggccggagcggccaaaacacattgtttaaacagcgcaaaaagacgaagacacgagagggaggactacacaggacaggcgctggactacacaggtacgcacccttcgaggtccccaagtggtctccctCGAACAACCtggtcgcgcgcccgccgcttctaggcgagcgcgagccaggtccaaatcccgccaaaattgggccaatgggacaccgtgtttaacctttgagggcggggtggcagcaaagtgacggcgatttatggccagctgccacccgtccggtcgagaggagagggacacgagaattctccaagggaagatggcgtcgagccactggcgcggacgcctgaattcccacaaatTCTATTCAAGAAGTTCAGAGTCCCAGTTGTCTAAAACAGATCCGTAGTACTATGCCTAACACATTTAGATTAATTATTTCTAATCTTCGACTATTTCGATTCGGCCTATCTTCGAAACAGGCCTTAAGGTTATTAAATGATTCTGATATTCCTTTCAAACACGCCAGAATCACATTGTTAGTGATAAAGGTAAAAACACTGTTCAGGAGCAAACATTGAATGTAGAAAAAATTTTAAATTTTAAATGTTTCAACAGTTTAGTGCTAAAAAAAACAAGCTGCAACTCCCGCCAAGGAATCATGACGGGCAGTGGGCGGGATGTGTGTGAAAAGGCCGCAGTTCTGTTTCTGCTTTgcatgtggtgtttttttttttcctacgttAAAATACATTTGAATGGCGTCGCAAATTCAACTAGGCCTGTCTGAAATATATGTGAATTGGTGCCTCTTTGTTTTATCTTTCCAGCAATGCGTGTGGGAAAATTTAAAGGAGTGACACCGAGACCATGCTCATCCTATTGCGcagggtttgacgaataaaaGTTGATGCCCAATATACTAAGTGTACCTCTTACGCAGACCAGGGAGAAGCAACACGAGTCCTGATCAATTTTCTCCAGAAA comes from the Rhipicephalus sanguineus isolate Rsan-2018 chromosome 6, BIME_Rsan_1.4, whole genome shotgun sequence genome and includes:
- the LOC119395527 gene encoding uncharacterized protein LOC119395527; this translates as MKAATLGLVLTLAFCPVLVTDASEMSFADFRKTLFSLNPGKMTPQCRKVMKNCMGRMMGLLRQLDTLGRHWDEIQQIPCAKQALQEKFPDYSVECSRSNKFGKNLECFRNPETLAVLGHENSTQVQDAFQCVWENLKE